The following are from one region of the Variovorax sp. V213 genome:
- the urtC gene encoding urea ABC transporter permease subunit UrtC: MNFIKASILRYQLGSLLLLVLLLAVVLPLSLDIFRLNLVGKYLTYAFVAVGLVMVWGYGGVLSLGQGVFFGIGGYAMAMFLKLEASDPVTTKIQSTPGIPDFMDWNQITELPMLWLPFKSLPLSLILVVVAPMALAWLISFAMFKRRVGGVYFAIITQAVALILTVLIIGQQGYTGGVNGMTDLKTMLGWDTRTDSAKYVLYYVCVGLLVCSIVLCRWIQTSKLGTLLLAMRDKEDRVRFSGYDVSNFKVFIFCLAAALSGIGGAMFALQVGFMSPSFVGIVPSIEMVIFCAVGGRMSLVGAVYGALLVNAGKTLFSESFPDLWLFLMAGLFIGVTMAFPMGLAGLWDEKIKPWWKERRKALREAAVQPRASTPMPPAPASLSSTSSSSPEPKLPEGVGSQRA; the protein is encoded by the coding sequence ATGAATTTCATCAAGGCCTCGATCCTGCGCTACCAGCTCGGCAGCCTGCTGCTGCTCGTGCTGCTGCTGGCGGTCGTGCTGCCGCTGTCGCTCGACATCTTTCGCCTGAACCTCGTGGGCAAGTACCTCACCTACGCCTTCGTTGCGGTGGGGCTGGTGATGGTTTGGGGCTACGGCGGGGTGCTGAGCCTGGGGCAGGGCGTGTTCTTCGGCATCGGCGGTTATGCGATGGCGATGTTTCTCAAGCTCGAGGCCTCCGACCCGGTCACGACCAAGATCCAGTCGACGCCCGGCATTCCGGACTTCATGGACTGGAACCAGATCACCGAGCTGCCCATGCTGTGGCTGCCGTTCAAGAGCCTGCCGCTGAGCCTCATCCTGGTGGTGGTGGCGCCGATGGCGCTGGCCTGGCTCATCAGCTTTGCGATGTTCAAGCGCCGCGTGGGCGGCGTCTATTTCGCGATCATCACGCAGGCGGTGGCGCTTATTCTCACCGTGCTCATCATCGGCCAGCAGGGCTACACCGGCGGCGTCAACGGCATGACCGACCTGAAGACGATGCTGGGCTGGGACACGCGCACCGACAGCGCCAAGTACGTTCTCTACTACGTCTGCGTCGGCTTGCTGGTCTGCAGCATCGTGCTGTGCCGCTGGATCCAGACCAGCAAGCTCGGCACGCTGCTGCTCGCCATGCGCGACAAGGAGGATCGCGTGCGCTTCTCGGGCTACGACGTGTCGAACTTCAAGGTTTTCATCTTCTGCCTGGCCGCTGCGCTTTCGGGCATTGGCGGCGCGATGTTCGCGCTGCAGGTGGGCTTCATGTCGCCGAGCTTCGTGGGCATCGTGCCGTCGATCGAGATGGTGATCTTCTGCGCCGTGGGCGGCCGCATGAGCCTGGTGGGCGCGGTGTACGGCGCGCTGCTGGTGAATGCGGGCAAGACGCTGTTCTCGGAGAGTTTCCCGGACCTGTGGCTGTTCCTGATGGCGGGGCTCTTCATCGGCGTGACCATGGCCTTCCCGATGGGGCTCGCGGGCCTGTGGGACGAAAAGATCAAGCCCTGGTGGAAGGAGCGCCGCAAGGCACTGCGCGAGGCGGCGGTGCAGCCGCGCGCATCTACGCCGATGCCGCCCGCACCGGCCTCTCTTTCCTCAACGTCGTCGTCTTCGCCCGAACCGAAGTTGCCCGAAGGCGTGGGCAGCCAGCGCGCCTGA
- the urtD gene encoding urea ABC transporter ATP-binding protein UrtD: MSNTDFALAVEDLTVSFDGFKAIDDLTLYIDRNELRVIIGPNGAGKTTLLDLICGKTRASGGSIKFKNTELTKMAEHKRVRLGIGRKFQTPSIYENLSVFQNLEVSFPKGRSVFGALAFKCDDEVKAKVQAVAEDIGLADKLRTEAGLLSHGQKQWLEIGMLLMQEPELLMLDEPIAGMSARERELTAELLKRICQNRAVIVIEHDMAFVKQIAHKVTVMHQGKILAEGPMEKVQADPKVIDVYLGH, from the coding sequence ATGAGCAACACCGACTTCGCCCTTGCGGTGGAAGACCTCACCGTGTCCTTCGACGGCTTCAAGGCCATCGACGACCTCACGCTCTACATCGACAGGAACGAGCTGCGCGTGATCATCGGCCCCAACGGCGCTGGCAAGACCACGCTGCTCGACCTGATCTGCGGCAAGACGCGCGCCAGCGGCGGCAGCATCAAGTTCAAGAACACCGAGCTCACGAAGATGGCCGAGCACAAGCGCGTGCGGCTGGGCATCGGCCGCAAGTTCCAGACGCCGTCGATCTACGAGAACCTCAGCGTGTTCCAGAACCTGGAGGTGTCCTTCCCGAAGGGCCGTTCGGTGTTCGGTGCGCTGGCGTTCAAGTGCGACGACGAGGTCAAGGCCAAGGTGCAGGCGGTGGCCGAGGACATCGGCCTGGCCGACAAGTTGCGCACCGAGGCGGGCCTTCTGAGCCATGGCCAGAAGCAGTGGCTCGAGATCGGCATGCTGCTGATGCAGGAGCCCGAACTGCTGATGCTCGACGAGCCCATTGCGGGCATGAGCGCCCGCGAACGAGAACTCACGGCCGAGCTGCTCAAGCGCATCTGCCAGAACCGCGCGGTGATCGTCATCGAGCACGACATGGCTTTCGTGAAGCAGATCGCACACAAGGTCACCGTGATGCACCAGGGAAAGATCCTCGCCGAAGGGCCGATGGAGAAAGTGCAGGCGGATCCGAAGGTCATCGACGTTTATCTGGGGCACTGA
- the urtE gene encoding urea ABC transporter ATP-binding subunit UrtE, translated as MLKVEDLHVAYGQSEALHGISFEGHANETVAIMGRNGMGKTTLFKSLMGVLPIKSGRIEVAGQDVSRDESFRRVAKGIAYVPQGRMIFPTLTVEENIQTGLENFRTRRIPDEIYALFPVLWDMKRRKGGNLSGGQQQQLAIARALVTDPKVLLLDEPTEGIQPSIIKDIAKALNEIRKLRGITIVVSEQVLSFAMDVADRLFVIEGGRLVHETARDKTDVDRIKAYLSV; from the coding sequence ATGCTGAAGGTCGAAGACCTGCACGTCGCCTATGGCCAGAGCGAGGCCCTGCACGGCATCTCCTTCGAGGGCCATGCCAACGAGACAGTCGCCATCATGGGCCGCAACGGCATGGGAAAGACCACGCTGTTCAAGAGCTTGATGGGCGTGCTTCCCATCAAGAGCGGGCGCATCGAGGTGGCGGGGCAGGACGTGTCGCGCGACGAGAGCTTTCGCCGTGTGGCCAAGGGCATCGCCTACGTGCCGCAGGGCCGGATGATCTTTCCGACGCTGACGGTGGAAGAGAACATCCAGACCGGTCTCGAGAACTTCAGGACGCGGCGCATTCCCGACGAGATCTACGCGCTCTTCCCCGTGCTGTGGGACATGAAACGCCGCAAGGGCGGCAACCTCTCCGGCGGTCAGCAGCAGCAGCTGGCCATTGCGCGCGCCCTCGTCACCGACCCCAAGGTGCTGCTGCTCGACGAGCCCACCGAGGGTATCCAGCCTTCGATCATCAAGGACATCGCCAAGGCGCTCAACGAGATCCGCAAGCTGCGCGGCATCACCATCGTCGTGTCCGAGCAGGTGCTGAGCTTTGCCATGGACGTGGCCGACCGGCTCTTCGTGATCGAGGGCGGCCGCCTGGTGCACGAGACCGCGCGCGACAAGACCGACGTCGATCGCATCAAGGCCTACCTCTCCGTTTGA
- the fmdA gene encoding formamidase, with protein sequence MTNTLIKVDLTKSPTENEMIHNRWHPDIPMACWVNPGDDFILETFDWTGGFIKNNDSADDVRDIDLSTVHYLSGPVGVKGAEPGDLLVVDLLDIGAKQDSLWGFNGFFSKKNGGGFLTDHFPEAQKSIWDFKGMFTSSRHVPGVNFAGLIHPGLIGCLPDKPMLDVWNEREQKLIDTDPTRVPGLANPPSAGTAHMGKMSGEARAKAAAEGARTVPPREHGGNCDIKDLSRGSKVFFPVYVDGAGLSVGDLHFSQGDGEITFCGAIEMAGWVHMKVTLIKGGMAKYGIKNPIFKPSVITPQYNDYLIFEGISVDEAGKQYYLDVNVAYRQACLNAIEYLKKFGYSGAQAYSILGTAPVQGHISGVVDVPNSCATLWLPTQIFDFDINPNASGPVKMIDGSIDMPLSHDLA encoded by the coding sequence ATGACGAACACGCTGATCAAGGTCGACCTGACCAAGTCGCCCACCGAAAACGAGATGATCCACAACCGCTGGCATCCGGACATTCCGATGGCCTGCTGGGTCAACCCGGGCGACGACTTCATCCTCGAGACCTTCGACTGGACCGGTGGCTTCATCAAGAACAACGACAGCGCCGACGATGTGCGCGACATCGACCTGAGCACTGTGCACTACCTCTCGGGCCCCGTGGGCGTGAAGGGTGCCGAGCCCGGCGACCTGCTGGTGGTCGACCTGCTCGACATCGGCGCCAAGCAGGACAGTCTCTGGGGCTTCAACGGCTTCTTCTCGAAGAAGAACGGCGGCGGCTTCCTGACCGACCATTTTCCCGAAGCGCAAAAATCCATCTGGGACTTCAAGGGCATGTTCACCAGCTCGCGCCACGTGCCGGGCGTCAACTTTGCGGGCCTGATCCATCCCGGCCTCATCGGCTGCCTGCCCGACAAGCCGATGCTCGACGTGTGGAACGAGCGCGAGCAGAAGCTCATCGACACCGATCCGACCCGCGTGCCCGGCCTCGCCAACCCGCCATCGGCCGGCACCGCCCACATGGGCAAGATGAGCGGCGAAGCGCGCGCCAAGGCAGCGGCCGAAGGCGCGCGCACCGTGCCGCCGCGCGAGCACGGCGGCAACTGCGACATCAAGGATTTGTCGCGCGGCTCGAAGGTGTTCTTTCCGGTGTATGTCGACGGCGCGGGCCTTTCGGTGGGCGACCTGCACTTCAGCCAGGGCGACGGCGAGATCACCTTTTGCGGCGCCATCGAGATGGCCGGCTGGGTGCACATGAAGGTCACGCTGATCAAGGGCGGCATGGCCAAGTACGGCATCAAGAATCCGATCTTCAAGCCGAGCGTGATCACGCCGCAGTACAACGACTACCTGATCTTCGAAGGCATCTCGGTCGACGAGGCCGGCAAGCAGTACTACCTCGATGTGAACGTGGCCTACCGGCAGGCGTGCCTCAACGCCATCGAGTACCTGAAGAAGTTCGGCTATTCAGGCGCGCAGGCCTATTCGATCCTGGGCACCGCGCCCGTGCAGGGCCACATCAGCGGTGTGGTCGACGTGCCCAACTCTTGCGCCACGCTGTGGCTGCCCACGCAGATCTTCGACTTCGACATCAACCCGAATGCATCGGGGCCTGTGAAGATGATCGATGGCAGCATCGACATGCCGCTCTCGCACGACCTGGCCTGA
- a CDS encoding zinc ribbon domain-containing protein: MPTYDYACGQCGGFDALRPSGQRDEPAACPDCGAASPRVLSAAPRLALMASGTRRAMETNERARHEPGSSRDYARFKHPAGCGCCSGSSRRNATVTAPNGAKSAPSKRPWMISH, from the coding sequence ATGCCGACCTACGACTACGCCTGCGGCCAATGCGGCGGATTCGACGCGCTGCGGCCTTCGGGCCAACGCGACGAGCCGGCCGCCTGTCCCGACTGCGGAGCCGCTTCGCCGCGTGTACTTTCGGCCGCGCCGCGGCTCGCGCTGATGGCCTCGGGCACGCGCCGTGCGATGGAGACCAACGAGCGCGCGCGGCACGAGCCGGGGAGTTCACGCGACTACGCGCGCTTCAAGCATCCGGCGGGCTGCGGCTGCTGTTCGGGTTCATCGCGGCGCAACGCGACAGTGACCGCACCCAACGGCGCCAAGTCCGCGCCGTCGAAGCGGCCATGGATGATTTCGCACTAA
- a CDS encoding alpha/beta hydrolase, whose product MNASKILAAAALSLLAAAGAHAETYEGVQSVNSGVSRAEVAPQAVAAARAGNEYSDGASAGAQAFSSTADRSVIQAEAVAKAHDPLASLDRRAFYRDEVPQAYKKPSVSFTRQAGL is encoded by the coding sequence ATGAATGCCTCGAAGATCCTCGCCGCCGCTGCTCTCTCGCTCCTGGCCGCTGCCGGTGCACACGCAGAAACCTATGAAGGCGTGCAGAGCGTGAACTCCGGCGTCTCGCGCGCCGAAGTCGCACCGCAAGCCGTTGCCGCCGCCCGCGCCGGCAACGAATACAGCGACGGCGCCAGCGCCGGCGCGCAAGCCTTCAGCTCGACCGCCGATCGCTCGGTGATCCAGGCCGAAGCCGTTGCCAAGGCGCACGACCCGCTCGCCAGCCTCGACCGCCGCGCTTTCTACCGTGACGAAGTGCCGCAAGCCTACAAGAAGCCCAGCGTGTCGTTCACGCGCCAAGCTGGCCTGTAA
- a CDS encoding methyltransferase, whose amino-acid sequence MPGYRIKLERIAIAGADDLVIRSLLDRQQFSDPLGAAAAQGISSAAWPMFGLLWPSGAQLAARMAAHPVAVGARVLEIGCGLALASLVGHRRGNDMTASDCHPLTAGFLLENLRLNALPPMKYRRGHWGMRETGAEGDVRGLYDLIIGSDLLYERDAGGLLAAYIGRHASPAAEVWIVDPDRGNRPAFNRQMADEGFGMREERLDQHASANRLAYRGRVLTYRRAHG is encoded by the coding sequence ATGCCGGGCTACCGAATCAAGCTGGAACGCATCGCCATCGCGGGTGCCGATGACCTGGTCATCCGGTCGCTGCTCGATCGCCAACAGTTCTCCGACCCGCTGGGTGCGGCCGCTGCACAGGGCATTTCTTCCGCGGCATGGCCGATGTTCGGGCTGCTGTGGCCGTCGGGCGCGCAGCTGGCGGCGCGCATGGCAGCACACCCCGTCGCCGTCGGCGCACGGGTGCTGGAGATTGGCTGCGGCCTTGCGCTGGCAAGCCTGGTCGGGCACCGCCGCGGCAACGACATGACCGCAAGCGACTGCCATCCGCTCACTGCGGGATTCCTGCTGGAGAACCTTCGGTTGAACGCCCTGCCGCCAATGAAGTACCGCCGCGGCCACTGGGGCATGCGCGAGACCGGCGCCGAAGGCGATGTGCGCGGCCTGTACGACCTCATCATCGGCAGCGACCTGCTGTACGAGCGCGACGCCGGCGGCCTTCTCGCGGCGTACATCGGCCGCCACGCAAGCCCTGCCGCCGAGGTGTGGATCGTCGACCCCGACCGCGGCAACCGGCCGGCTTTCAACCGGCAGATGGCCGACGAGGGATTCGGAATGCGCGAAGAGCGGCTCGACCAGCACGCTTCAGCGAACCGCCTGGCCTATCGAGGCCGGGTGCTAACCTACCGGCGCGCGCACGGCTGA